The Candidatus Scalindua japonica DNA window GTTCCTCAGCTTTTCCATCAAGCGCGTTTTGCGCGCATAGTAGAGCCTCGTTTGACTGTTTTATGTTTTCCGAGCGTCGTATTAAGTGGTCGTATATCTTCCATCTGGACCATCGTCTTTCATCACAACTGGTGAACAAATTGTCAGCTACAAAATAGATAAGTTTACCTTCTCCTAAGAGCTCCTGCTTTCCTTGTTCAAATACATTCAGGGAGGCGGTGCTCAGGTCAATCAGCACAGCCACTTCTCCTCTCTGTACGAAATAATCACCCGTGGTAGTATCCCACAAGGTATTATTCGTAGTCATGGAATTGTCCTCGTTTTCGAATTGGGAGTTTATAAAATAAATAAGACAAGTCCATATTAATCCTCTACATCTAATCAATTATTTTTTTTACATAATTTAAGTTTACTCAGTTTTTATTTAATTAGTCAAGACATATAAATAAATAATTTGCATGTCTGGGTCAAGTTGGTTTTGCAAGTATAAATATTTATATATAAGCTCAAAAAATCCTGTATAATAAGCGTTAAGGCTTTACTGGAATAAAATTATAACCTTTTGTGTGAGGAGAAAAAATGGTATCTAAAATTGTTTTTAAACAGAATGATTTTCATGGTGATATTTCATCAAAGGAATTTACGGCAGATATACTAGTCGAAGGGATGCATATTAAAGGTGAACCTCTTGTAACACTTAATAATAATGACGGCTTACCAGGTGTAAAAGATATTTACGCTAGATGGGGAGAACCTGCTGGAAAAGATGAAAAAGCAGAGATAGTGTCACTGACTGTAAGATTTGATGATGAAATAGCGGAACAAGGAAAGCTCAAAGGTTCGCTTTCAGTTAATCTTTATGTAGAGGGTGCTACAAGTTACGTAATGAATTGGAAATCGTAAAACATTTATTTTGAATTGTATATTATTGCAGGCTGTCTGAGGAACAAGTATTCTCAGGCAGCCTTTCGAAAGACTGAGAAAATCTAAGAGGAGTGTATTAATGGATATATATAAATACGCAATGCAAATGGAGTTAGATGGTAAACATTTTTACCATGATTTGTCTAAGAAAACAAATAATACGGGTATTAAGAGTATACTGACTATGATGGCCGAATCTGAGGCCAAACACTATAATGTAATCTTGAGTATGCAAAAAAATGATAAAACACAATATTCGGCGGATACTGAAGTATTAACAAAGGTAAAAAATATTTTCATGACAATGAAAGAAGAAAAGAAAATTGATATTGATAATTCACAAGTAGAAATTTATAAAAAGGCTTTGGACGTTGAGATAAATAGCGAAAAATTTTATCAGGAAAGGGCAGACGCTGAGAAAGACACTTATAGAAAGGAACTATTTTTAACGTTAGCAAACGAAGAAAAAAATCATTGTGTTATACTGAAAAACTTAGTTAATCTTACGGAAGCACCGGATAATTTGTGGTAAATCGATAAAAAATATTACTTTGATTGCCAGATACAAAGTTATTAAATAGTGGTATCGATCCATTTGAAGAACCGAGGCAGATTATGATTATAAAAACTGAAAACAGGAATTTGAAATGTCAAAAAATCTGAATGCAATACAAATAGCAGATAAAGTATATTGGGTAGGCGCAATTGACTGGGGCGTTAGAAACATCCACGGCTACACTACTGACAGGGGAACAACATATAATGCATATCTGGTTAT harbors:
- a CDS encoding ferritin-like domain-containing protein, producing the protein MDIYKYAMQMELDGKHFYHDLSKKTNNTGIKSILTMMAESEAKHYNVILSMQKNDKTQYSADTEVLTKVKNIFMTMKEEKKIDIDNSQVEIYKKALDVEINSEKFYQERADAEKDTYRKELFLTLANEEKNHCVILKNLVNLTEAPDNLW